Genomic DNA from Deltaproteobacteria bacterium:
TACCAGGGTCTTCCACTATGGACGGACAGAGGGCCGGTGCGGTGAGCCCTTTTTTCCGCCCGCGCGGCGTTGCATTGGAATCGTGACGCTCGAAGGCAGGAGTACTGATGCGAAAACAGCGTACAAGCGAGGCGTTTATGCATTGAAAGAAAGTCCCTCCTTACGATATGTTTTCAACAATTCATGACCCTAACGATAGGAAACTGCAATGAGCGCAGTAAAGGTTCTGGCTGTATACGGAAGTCCGCGTCGAAACGGGAATACCGCTTCCGTGCTGAGACAGGCTGTGGCAGGAGCCCGGGAAGGAGGCGCCGCCGTGGAAGAATGGGTGTTGCGCGACCTGAAAATGTCACCCTGCCTCGAGATTTACGGCTGCAAAGAAGATGGACGGTGCGTCATCCAGGACGACTTCCAAAAAATCTACGACGGAATTCTGGCCTGTGATGCGCTGATGTTGGCCTCGCCCATGTTCTTTTACACGGTCAGCGCCCACACGAAAATATTGATGGACCGGTGCCAGTCCTTGTGGGTGAAAAAGTACTGGATCGAGAAAGCAGCCTTCGGCCTGAGAGAACCTACTCGCAAGGGACTTTTCATTTCCGTGGGCGCCACCAAGGGCAAGAAGCTCTTTGAAGGCGTCATGCACACCGTGAAATATTTCTTTGACGTCCTTGACATGGAATTGTGGAAAGCCTTGCTCTACCGTGGCCTTGACTTCGAAGGCGACATCGGGAAACATCCCGACTATCTGGAAGAGGCGCGTCAAGCGGGTCTTGAACTGGGTCGGACCGTCGGCCATACGAAATAGGAGCAAGCAACGAACAGGTTCTAAGGACTTCGCTCGCATAGCCTTTGGCTGTGAAATCTTGCCCGGAAAGCCGCAGGGGAGTCCGGAGCAATCGCTTGGAAGTTTCCGTTCGTAGAGCAAACCCACGTCTGTTCTAATAGCTAAACGCGATAACGCTTTAGATCGAGTCGGAGAGGAGTGCGACCGATATGTCAAAAAAGACCGAGCAAAACCTCGCCCATGCCTTCGCCGGGGAGTCCAAAGCGGCTGTTCGCAACAATGCGTTCGCCCAAAAAGCGGAACAAGAGGGTTATAGCCAAATCGCCAGGCTGTTTCGAGCGGTGTCCGATGCCGAATCGGTACACGCCAGGCGATATCTCAATCTGATGAGAGGGAAGATCGGCAATACGGAGGAGAATCTCGAGACGGCGTTTCAAAACGAAATCCGGGCCAATGTGAACGAATATGGGGTTCTGATTAAAGATGCTTCAGACGAAGGACAGAAGGTGGCCCTTACCGCCTTCACCCAGTCCAGAGACGTGGAAGCCGGCCACGCCGAACTCTACAAACGCGCCATGAACGACATGTTGATGGACCGAGAAGAGGACTACTATGTGTGTCAGGTGTGCGGCTATATCAGCGAGGGCGCCGCTCCGGAAAAGTGTCCAATTTGCGGAGCGGTCGAGGTAAAGTTCAAATTGATCCCTTAAAGGGTAATCACGGAACTTGAATAACACCGGGGCGGACTACCCCAAGTGAACGAAATGGGCCCTAGTTCGAAGCGTTAAGAGAGAGAGGCGTGGTTTTACGGGCCCTGACCGCAATCAGCTCGGCCACAATGCTCACGGCGATTTCCTCGGGCGTTTCCGCTCCAATATCGAGTCCGATGGGGGCGTGCACGCTCGAAAGCTGTTCGGGACTGAATCCCTCTTCCTCCAAAGCCCGGTATATCAGAGATCGTTTTCGTCTGGACCCGATCATGCCGACGTAGGCTGTCTCCTTCCTTAAAGCCTGAGCCAGAACCTCCTTATCGTAAAGGTGACCGCGCGTCACAATGACCACGTAGGCGTCAGGCCCGAGTTCGGACTCGTCCAGCACCCCGTTGTAGTCGCGGGTCCATATTCCGTCCGCCTCGGGAAATCGATCCGGATTGGCGTATTCCCGGCGATCGTCCATAACCACCAGCTTGAAGCCGACCATTTTGATGAGCCGGGCCAGATGCAGGGAGATATGTCCGCCACCGAACAGGTATACCACCGGCTGACTGATTATGGGTTCAATGAAGCAGTCCACCATGCTTCCGTCCGGTGAGGTTACTGACCGTAAAAGGAGACCGCTCTGTTCGAAACACCGATCGAAATCGCGCAGAAGTTCATCGGCGAACCCCGGTAACGAGTGAATCGCACCCAGAGGCTCTTTTCCCTCCACCAGAAGAATCCTGCGTTCTTCGAGCTCGCACACGGGTCCTGAAAAGACGGGAGTGACCATCAGGGCTCGTCCTCCTCGAGCCCCCACCTTCACCGCCGCACCGAACAGTTCACGGGCATCGGAATCTTGCGCGTACACCGGCTCGACAAAGACATCCACATCGCCTCCACAGAGCATGTCGGTTTCGGCGACGTCGGTACCCCGGAGTCGAAAAAGCTCCAGGGACGATTCTCCCGAAGTAAGAGACTGCCGGCATTTCCGTATAACGTCCGCCTCGAGACGGCCTCCCCCGATCGTTCCATGAAAGGACCCGTCTTTTCGCACGAAAAAGCGTGTACCCAACGAGCGGGGAGCGGAACCGACCTGTCTGATTATGGTAGCCAGGCAAAGGTCGTGACCCATTTCGAGTTCTTTGAATAAATCTGTATAGAAGGGGTTCATGCCTCTCACCGAATCAGATAATGATGCTCAATACAGCGCAATACCCGGTAGAAGTCAAGCAACCTTCAGTCAAAGATTTCTGGATTGAGGCAATTGGGCGGCCTGGTTCCGTGGACGAGAAGCGCGATCAGGTTCTCTGCGGCCACCAGTCCCATTTTGGTTCTGGTCTCGATGGAAGCGCTGCCGATATGCGGAAGAATGACGACATTCTCCATTTGAGTGAGTCCCGGTTCAATCCTGGGTTCGTTTTCGAACACATCCAGGCCGGCGCCGGCGATGAGTCCTTTTTGCAGCGCCTTGACCAGGGCCTTTTCATCAATCAGTTCGCCTCTGGCGGTGTTGATCAGGAAAGCCGTCCGCTTCATGGCGGCCAGTTCGTCTGCGCCGATGAAATGATGCGTGTCCTTGTTGAAGGGCATATGGATGGAGATGAAATCGGATTGCTCTAACAACCTCTCTTTGGACACATACTCTGCGCCTACCCGCCTTTCCATTTCGGGGTCCGCGCGATGGGTATTGTGGTACAGGATTCGCATATCAAAGCCTCCGGCCCTCTTGGCCAATGCATACCCAATGCGGCCCAGGCCGAAAATCCCCAGGGTCTTATGATGGACATCGACTCCGAGTAGCAGTTCCGGAGCCCAGGAAGTATATTTACCCGCTCGAGCGTAAGCGTCGGAAACCACGATCCTGCGGGTTACGGCCAGTAACAGAGCCATGGCCAGGTCGGCCGTGGTGTCGGTGAGAACGCCGGGTGTGTTGGTCACGGCGATTTTTCGGCTCGTTGCAGCGCCGACATCGATATTGTTGTACCCGACGGCGTAATTAGCCACAATCTTCAACCGGGGACCGGCGGCGTCCAGCACTTCTCCGTCTATCCGGTCCGTCAGTAGTGGAAGCAGGCCGTCTTTCCCTCTCACCCTGTCCAGAAGCTCCCCCCTCGTGAGGACGCGGTCATATGAATTACTTTCCAGATCGAATTGTTCCTCCAGGACGTTCATGGCTCCTCGAGGCAATCGGCGAGTGACAAACACTCCGGGCTTCATAGGTATATCCTTTCGAAATTCCATTTGATGATGGCCGTTCGCAGTACCTGCTCCGCGCTCATTCCATGTGCATCGGTTGGCCCCAATTCCCGGCCTCGGCAAAGATCTTGATGAACCAATTCCCCTAAGGTAGTCTCTTGATCAGGAATCCGGCTGATGCTGTCCAGTTCTTTGGTTTGAGGATGATCGATCATCGGACCCCATCAGCAGCCGTTGTCTTTTGCTCTTTTCGCGCATTTCGCGGTGGTTCCTTTCTTCATTTTGATAGTTATATCGATTGCTTGGGAGCTTTCATTATACTATCGGAAGACAAGAAATCCCACTGCTAAATGCGCTTTTTTTATACCTTACATATAGTTGTTATCGTGGATGGATACTAATTAAGCTTTTCCGGATTCCGGATCTCACTCCGTTCGTCCGGAATGACGTCTCTCAGATTACGAACCACTCGCTTGCGGCGGAAGGATCGGAGTTAGGAATCGAGGTTGGGTTAAGGAGCGCAGCGAGCAAAACTCAACCTGTGCGCTCATCGATGTTTCAAGAAATCGCGCAAGGTCAGGCCAATGGCTTTCGCTATCTCAATCAAGAGAACAGGACAGATATCACGACTCTGAAGGTGTGGAACCGTTGCCCCTGGGCCGTCCAGGTGCCCGAACTGCTTGTGAGCTCCTCTTTGCCACACTTCTTAGAAACCGAGACGTTCAAAAATGGCGATCACCTCGGCCGGCTTGAGCACGGGGATATCGCCCATGACTAGCCCGCCGCCACGTTTTGAGTACCGACGAACTCGGCTTCCAGCTTCGGTTCGCCTTCCTCGAGAAACATCTCTATCACTTCTTTGAGGTTGGCGGCGAGTTCGTCCACGGTCTCACCGTGGGAATGCGCTCCCGGGAAGCCGGGCGCGTAACCGACATACAGACTCGTGTCAGGACATCGCTCTACCACGGCGGTGAAACTTCTCCTCCGGTTTCTCCTTCATGGCGCTTTTCAGGCGCACAACGAAATCAGTTGGACATCAGACGCGGATTGCATCCGATGTTCCGCGGTATACCAGAAATGCTCATAGACACAATCAGGACGCTTTGCACCGATCCCACCGCCAGGTTGTTTCACCCCTCTAACCTCTATGCTTCAGCTTCTTCGCATCGCAGCGGTCATCAGGCCTGCGCCGATGAGCACGCCGCCGCCCAGCCGATCCAAAGTGCGTTGGATGCCGGCGCCGGTCAGGCGTTCCCGTAAGCCGCCGGCGAGCAGGGCGTAAAGAGCCGCGTTTGTGACCGCCAGCACCACGAACGTGCCTCCGAGGACATCGAGTTGAGGCCGGAGCGGCTTTTCCGGCAGGATGAACTGAGGCAGGAAGGCCACGAAGAACACGATGCTTTTGGGGTTCAGGGCCGTAACCACGTAGGCGTGAACCAATCGAGCCGGGGACGCCTAGATACGTTCGGAAGAGATAATGATAAATTGACCGGCCGGTTCCATATGTGCAATATAAGTCATTACGATTTTTCCGAAAAAGGCCGTATCGGATGAACCATATTGAAAGAGTTTCGGCTTTGCAGGATGCGATCCGGGATCAGGGATGGGCGGGAGTTGTACTGTTCTATTCCAGAGACGTGTTTTACTACGCGGGTACGGGCCGTCCCTCGTATCTAGCCGTATTGCCGCACGACTACGCACTCTTTGCTCGCAGCGGCTTCGAATGTGGATTAGGGCACGGCTCCTTCCCTTCGGAAAGGACGTTCTCCGCGCGCAGCCTGACTGAAGTGTGCTCGATCATGTTTCCGGGCGACGGAAGAACGCAGACGGTGGGTAGCGAGCTGGATATCATGACGGTTCATCAGGCACGGAGTTTTCACAAGGCTTTGGGGCATCGGCGGCTAGTCGACGCCTCACCTCTGCTGATGCGACGGCGCATGGTCAAAGATCCGGAGGAGATTGCCTGCGTGGAAAAGGCGTGCGAAGCGGCTCACTGCGGCCACAAAGCAGCTCTCACACACCTGCGGCCCGGAGTTACGGAACTGGAGCTTTCAGCCGCCGTGGAAAACGCACAGCGGTTGGCCGGGCACGAAGGTATCTTTTTTTTCCGTCAGCCAGGCGTGTTCATGAGCCGGGGACCCATGGCTTCGGGTCCGAACATTTCCGAGGTCAGCGGGGTCATCTTCGCCATCACGGGCGTGGGGCTCAGCGCGGCCGTGCCGGCCGGACCGTCCTTACGATCCATTCAGCAGGGCGATCTGGTGCTGATCGACATACCACCTTGCGTACAAGGGTATCACGCAGATCAGACTCGAATGTACTGTGCGGGAGAGGCCACGGATCGAGCACAATCCCTTTACCAAAGACTCCGCGGAGTCGCCGATCATATGATAGAAAACCTGCGTCCCGGAATCACGGCCGGTGATGCGTATCTCATGGCCGTGGAGAAAGCGGCGGATCTTGGCATCGGGGAATCGTTCCTTCGCTTTCCTTCCGGTCAAAAAGCACACTTTGTGGGTCACGGGATAGGATTGGAAATCAGCGAACCGCCCCTGTTGTCAAGAAGCGACAAGACTATGCTGGAGCAGGGGATGGTGCTGGCCATCGAGATACACCTTATGGAGCGCGACGGCACCACGCTGAAACTGGAAGATACGGTCTGCATCGAAAAAAGCGGCTGCCGAGTGCTTACTAAGAGCCCAAGAGACATCTCGTGTGCTCGAGCAGATGAGAGCGTATCGTAGTCCGAATGAAGTTCCTGCCCGTGAATTATGCGGATTGATTCAACAGGTTCCTTTCACCCTTCCTGTACCCTGGAGGCGAATATGAAGTCTGTTGATCGAAACGAACTGAAAGAGATTCTTCACAAGAACTGGATGACGCATGACGCCATGTGGTTTCTCCACTGCCTGCAAGAATGCGGCATCGAAAAGACCAACAAGATAAATCGGGCCGCCGTGCAATGCATGTCCAAGATCGAGATCAAGAGGATGGCCAAGGCCCTGGGCGTGGAAAGGATCACAAATTTCGAGGAGTTCAGGGCGTTCTTTGACGGTGTGCAAGATATCGTAAAAGCCGATTTCATGGATTTCGGGTACGAATTTCCCGAGGATCATATTCTGCATATGGAAATGCGGCACTGCTTCGCCTATGACGGCATGAAGCGTATCGGCGCGATCGATACCTACGAGTGCGGGATTTTCGACCGGATTCAGGGCTGGTTCGAAGGTATGGGAATTTCCTACACCGTCACCCCGAAGGTTACCGGCTGCATGATGCACGAGCAGGGCCGTTGTTACAGGGATTACAGGTTCGAGTTATGATTCCGCACGTTTTGCATCACAAGGTTGCATGACCCCGCACTGCTGGTGGGGCCTCTTGTTGCTTCGCAACGCGGACAAACGAGTTGTCCGCGCCACCCGGAAATTCTCTTCATCGACACCCTGTATCGCTTCCGGATCCAAAAGTATTCCCTCTGTGCCCGGGTCTTCTGAAAGTCCGGATCCCTTTGAAGAAGAAAAGCCTTCCCGAACCGCGGGATGGCGTCGATTTATAGTTTTTCGCAGGGGGTCCGGGGGACGGCTTTTTGCAAAAAAGCAGCCCCCCGGGAAACAGAAAAATCTCTTTCGATAGGGCCAAATACGTCTGATGCTTGGTCGGAACGTCAGTCGCTCCGCTGAAAGCGGTGCGGCCACGCTCAAAAGGTTTGAAGGGAGTCTGAGGGAAACTTTTTAAAGTTGCCCTCAGTCGGCCACTATACCCGCTCCACGAATTCGGTTCCCAAAAGACCTTCCGGGCGGAACAGCAGCACCACGATGATGATGAGAAAGGCCAGGGTGTTTTTGAAGGCCACGGAGATGAATCCTCCGGCCAACGCCTCGGCCACGCCCAGGATAAGGCCTCCCACAATAGCTCCGGGAAGGCTGTTCAACCCGCCCAGAATCGCCGCGGCAAATCCTTTGAGAAAGGATTCCAGCATGAAGAACGGATCCAGCAGGAGGGCGGCGGCCAGGAAAAGGCCGGCGAGAACCCCCAGGAACGCCGCAAGTCCCCACGAAAGAGCCAATATCCGCCGGGTGGGAATGCCCAGTGTCTGGGCCGCCGGCAGGTTTTCAGACGTGGCGCGCATGGCGAGCCCGAGGCGGGTTTTTTGAATGAGCAGATAGAAGAGCAGGCTGCCGATGATACCCACTGCCAGGGTGCCGATACTCAACTGGCTCACGACCACACCGCCGAACTCATAGACTTTCGTGTCCGAAAGTGGAAAAGGAAAGGTTTGAGGTTCCGTGCTTCCGAATTTCAGAATCAGTCCCTGAAGGATCAGGCCGAAGCCCAGAGTAAGGATAATCTGGCCCAGGGGTGTGGCTTCCCGGCGCTGAGCTGGAACGAGAATGCAGAAATAGAACGCCATGGAGAGCAACGCTCCAAATCCGAGGGCAGCCAGAAAGGCCCACCACCAGGGCAGGTTTATACCCAGCAGCACAAAAGCCACAAACGTCCCTCCCGTGGTTACGTCGCCATGGGCGAAATTCAGCACCCGGTTGGAACGATAGATGAGCACGAGCCCCAAAGCCACCAAGGCGTAGAGGCTGCCCTGGGACATACCTGAAATCACATACTGAACAAAACGTTCCATACGGTTCCCCGTCCTTCCGGCGGCCTAACGGAAGGGCCAGTTGTTGAAATAGAGTCTCATTTTGGTGAAGCGCCCGGAAAGGCCTTGCGGCTCGAAAATCAGAATGATGACAATCGCAACGCCGAACATCACGGGCACGAATTCCTTGTACTCGCTGAAAAGCTGCGGAACCAGGATAACGAAGGCCGCACCCATGATCGAGCCCTCGATCGAAGCCAATCCTCCCACAATCACCGCCACGAGAAAGGTGACGGTTTCCATGAAGGTGAACATGTTGGCTTCCAGGTAGCCCAGAAACAGGGCGTACAGCCCTCCCTGCACACCCACGTAGAAGGAGCTGATGCCAAAGGCCAGGAGTTTGTACCGCGTGAGGTTCACTCCGAACACCTCGGCGGCGATATCGTTGTCCCGGATAGCGATGAACGCGCGCCCCATGTAAGACGAAACGATGTTATAGGACGCCAGGGTGAACAAGGAGGCGATGATCAGGTTGAAATAGAAATAGGTATTGATGGCGGACAGCCCGAACCAGGGCTCGAGTTTCGTGATGGCAAGCCCCATACGGCCGCCGGAAAGGGTGGGCGAGTTGACGAACACCTGGTACACGGCCACGCCGAATCCCAGGGTGGCGATGGCCAGATAAGGTCCCTTGAGACGAAGCGATGGAAATCCCACCAGTATGCCGAAGAGTCCCGCCACGACCCCGGCGCACACCAGGCTTACGGTCCAAGGCGCCCCCATGCGGG
This window encodes:
- a CDS encoding flavodoxin family protein, translated to MSAVKVLAVYGSPRRNGNTASVLRQAVAGAREGGAAVEEWVLRDLKMSPCLEIYGCKEDGRCVIQDDFQKIYDGILACDALMLASPMFFYTVSAHTKILMDRCQSLWVKKYWIEKAAFGLREPTRKGLFISVGATKGKKLFEGVMHTVKYFFDVLDMELWKALLYRGLDFEGDIGKHPDYLEEARQAGLELGRTVGHTK
- a CDS encoding rubrerythrin family protein, translating into MSKKTEQNLAHAFAGESKAAVRNNAFAQKAEQEGYSQIARLFRAVSDAESVHARRYLNLMRGKIGNTEENLETAFQNEIRANVNEYGVLIKDASDEGQKVALTAFTQSRDVEAGHAELYKRAMNDMLMDREEDYYVCQVCGYISEGAAPEKCPICGAVEVKFKLIP
- a CDS encoding XdhC family protein, which translates into the protein MNPFYTDLFKELEMGHDLCLATIIRQVGSAPRSLGTRFFVRKDGSFHGTIGGGRLEADVIRKCRQSLTSGESSLELFRLRGTDVAETDMLCGGDVDVFVEPVYAQDSDARELFGAAVKVGARGGRALMVTPVFSGPVCELEERRILLVEGKEPLGAIHSLPGFADELLRDFDRCFEQSGLLLRSVTSPDGSMVDCFIEPIISQPVVYLFGGGHISLHLARLIKMVGFKLVVMDDRREYANPDRFPEADGIWTRDYNGVLDESELGPDAYVVIVTRGHLYDKEVLAQALRKETAYVGMIGSRRKRSLIYRALEEEGFSPEQLSSVHAPIGLDIGAETPEEIAVSIVAELIAVRARKTTPLSLNASN
- a CDS encoding D-glycerate dehydrogenase, coding for MKPGVFVTRRLPRGAMNVLEEQFDLESNSYDRVLTRGELLDRVRGKDGLLPLLTDRIDGEVLDAAGPRLKIVANYAVGYNNIDVGAATSRKIAVTNTPGVLTDTTADLAMALLLAVTRRIVVSDAYARAGKYTSWAPELLLGVDVHHKTLGIFGLGRIGYALAKRAGGFDMRILYHNTHRADPEMERRVGAEYVSKERLLEQSDFISIHMPFNKDTHHFIGADELAAMKRTAFLINTARGELIDEKALVKALQKGLIAGAGLDVFENEPRIEPGLTQMENVVILPHIGSASIETRTKMGLVAAENLIALLVHGTRPPNCLNPEIFD
- a CDS encoding type II toxin-antitoxin system HicB family antitoxin, which codes for MVERCPDTSLYVGYAPGFPGAHSHGETVDELAANLKEVIEMFLEEGEPKLEAEFVGTQNVAAG
- a CDS encoding LysE family transporter; its protein translation is MVHAYVVTALNPKSIVFFVAFLPQFILPEKPLRPQLDVLGGTFVVLAVTNAALYALLAGGLRERLTGAGIQRTLDRLGGGVLIGAGLMTAAMRRS
- a CDS encoding aminopeptidase P family protein produces the protein MNHIERVSALQDAIRDQGWAGVVLFYSRDVFYYAGTGRPSYLAVLPHDYALFARSGFECGLGHGSFPSERTFSARSLTEVCSIMFPGDGRTQTVGSELDIMTVHQARSFHKALGHRRLVDASPLLMRRRMVKDPEEIACVEKACEAAHCGHKAALTHLRPGVTELELSAAVENAQRLAGHEGIFFFRQPGVFMSRGPMASGPNISEVSGVIFAITGVGLSAAVPAGPSLRSIQQGDLVLIDIPPCVQGYHADQTRMYCAGEATDRAQSLYQRLRGVADHMIENLRPGITAGDAYLMAVEKAADLGIGESFLRFPSGQKAHFVGHGIGLEISEPPLLSRSDKTMLEQGMVLAIEIHLMERDGTTLKLEDTVCIEKSGCRVLTKSPRDISCARADESVS
- a CDS encoding branched-chain amino acid ABC transporter permease, producing MERFVQYVISGMSQGSLYALVALGLVLIYRSNRVLNFAHGDVTTGGTFVAFVLLGINLPWWWAFLAALGFGALLSMAFYFCILVPAQRREATPLGQIILTLGFGLILQGLILKFGSTEPQTFPFPLSDTKVYEFGGVVVSQLSIGTLAVGIIGSLLFYLLIQKTRLGLAMRATSENLPAAQTLGIPTRRILALSWGLAAFLGVLAGLFLAAALLLDPFFMLESFLKGFAAAILGGLNSLPGAIVGGLILGVAEALAGGFISVAFKNTLAFLIIIVVLLFRPEGLLGTEFVERV
- a CDS encoding branched-chain amino acid ABC transporter permease, whose translation is MDLIESYSEELKLMRKPWKKVWISALVLAIFLLPLYIPEHFVYVAALIAIYAIGVQGQNLLIGYTGQISFGQAGFLAIGAFTFGHLARMGAPWTVSLVCAGVVAGLFGILVGFPSLRLKGPYLAIATLGFGVAVYQVFVNSPTLSGGRMGLAITKLEPWFGLSAINTYFYFNLIIASLFTLASYNIVSSYMGRAFIAIRDNDIAAEVFGVNLTRYKLLAFGISSFYVGVQGGLYALFLGYLEANMFTFMETVTFLVAVIVGGLASIEGSIMGAAFVILVPQLFSEYKEFVPVMFGVAIVIILIFEPQGLSGRFTKMRLYFNNWPFR